In Polyodon spathula isolate WHYD16114869_AA chromosome 23, ASM1765450v1, whole genome shotgun sequence, the DNA window GTTTGAAATCCTACGCATTCCAGCATGAAATCCTACCGTTTCAGTTCACAATCTGAGCAGTGAAACACATATTGTATGCATGCCAGTTACCAAGGCGCATGGACACCTGCCATTTCATAACTCCTGTAAGAAGTGCAGGGATGTGGATCGCTGTAGTTTTATATTCTTGTCAAAACCATAGCACACTACATACAGTCAGTCCCTTTGGATGTCTTAAGCTTTTTGTAAAGAAGATTATTCAATGTATTatcttaatacaaaaaaaaaagaaaaaatataaactcCATCTTCCTTAAATCACCACTCTCTGAACTACTATCTTCATCTGAATAATTGAGATTCGATCCCACGTTAAACTGCATGCCTGTTTCCATTCCTATCTCACAAGGAACAGAGAAAGATACAAACTCAAAATTCTCATGTTTCAATGTGAGCTCTGCATGCAAAAAGGTATTTGATTGTTTGCCTGGAATGGACAAGAAATATTGGAGAAGGTTCATATAGTCAGTGGTGTAGTGCAGAAACCCTGGGTCCCTTCACCAGGTAAAGGTAATATCAGCGATGCCTGGATTGGATAATCAGATGGAGGCTGGGAGGGGAGTGTGACTGACATGTGGATCTGATGAAGAAGCCCTGTGTGACATTAGGCCGGGGCACTGGCATGGGACAATGGCCCTGTAACCACAAAAATACGTCcttttctttcctgccggggtgCATTAGAAAGTGTGTTTGCAGGTGATTATACCAGCTAATCTCCTGATTACAGCATGTTGACTCCACACAAGCCCTTAAGCTCTAGAAAAGAGGAGCGCAGTGCTCTGGGATTTGCCTGTAGATCTGTTCTGAGCCAGCATCTGATCCACACAGCTGCCCCATTAGATTGTTGTAATCCcagctttttttttacattttttgtcataCTTTAGCACTGATACTCTggactttaattataaaaatgcagCTTTAGTATTGCCGGTAAAGTAATTACAGAACCTAATTCTATCAGCTGTGCTGGGAGGCACTGTGCAGAGTAGAGCTTTAAGAcagacagtgtttgttttttctataagCACTGGTTGCCTGACACATAGTAGATTATCAGAGCAGTGATTTGGAATTTGTCATTATTGACATATATACAATAGCTACTGTATGCAATGTAATGTGCTTATacactttgtttttcatttaatatgcTGTACATAATTCACCCTATCTGCAGTAAGGAAGGGTTCAACACACGATACCCTGTTACAGAACCCAGACACGAAAAGAATGCAAGTTCCTCCCCAGCTTGTGATGTGTCTCCTGACGTGGCATTTAAACACACAGCTTGGAAACAGCAGAGCCCAGTAGCGCCTGTGAGGGGCTGAGACTGGCAGCCCGCTTGGCTGCCACAGGGCTGCTGAAGCAAGCATGCTCATCCTTTGAATTCGGATTCAGAGTGAAGTTCTGGGGgctacaaagggttaaacattctCTCCATGACAAATGTCAAAAAGATCCCGAACAATTTGGATTAACACAAACACCCTTTCCAAATCCTGATGACAGGAGCACTTTCTCTTATTAAACAGCACGGGGTCCCTGTGCTGAAGGGACAggctttatgtatttattttgaaatcaggTAGGCACAAATGTCTGCACCATCAATCCAGCTAAGCACCAGGGGATGTCCATTACCCATGGCTGACACCACTTCCACTGGCATTTTCATCAATCAAAAATCATCCTTTTTAAGGTTAGATGATTGGATTTAGgacagccacaaaaaaaaaaaaaaaaaaacccacacgtGTTTATAACCAATTGCAGTGAAACCAGTACTGCCCTGGAGGAGGCATAAGGGAGTGATGAGAAGAAACAGCTGCATGCTATCATCAGCAGGTGACTTGGGAACGGCTGCCCTTCACACTGAAAGACGATGGCGTCAGCGCTAGGCCTTGGTCAATATGCTTCTATTCCACATCTCCTTTGTAGAATGTTGGCAATTTGCATTCTTCTACAGACACTTGCATCAGCTTGCACAAGAGTGCCATGCAAACTGCAACGATTCAATTGTATGTAGAAAAGCATCAAGCCAGGCATTGCTATATACCCCTGCAGAGTCTCCCAGAGCAAAAGCACagcgaagtgtaataaagcatggaaATGCAAAGCAGTAGGTATGCATTGCAAAGACTAGACAGGTAGgaaaaaacaatgttgaaaaGACACACCAGCTAAACTATGGTTAATGCAACCGTGGGAAATTTGTGGGGAAAACTGCACACATACAGTGAAAAACTATTGGAAGGGCAGGCAGGGCACTCAAACAACCTACCAGAAGCCATACTGCAgcatttaatgttagattttgaaatgtcacatttttccatttttgtcagttttccgttaTGTATATGGCAAGCTACAaggcggtatgtaattcaatatgcaaGGTAGCATTATCCAGCAGGttccattcgactttatgaagcaaaagtaattcattctatagggtgatgctaaaatTTCGGCATAGCTGTCCTGTAGCTGCAGATTAAAAACGCCTTCCCCTTTAAAATGCAGCAGCGTGGTTTAGCAGTCAGAGCGTGCGCAGTGACAGGTTGGGAGTGGGTCCTGGTTTGAATTAAAGAGCTAATCAACTACACCCAGCAAGCAGGAACAGTGGCACTGTCAGATAGGGTTATTGATTTTGCCATTagtatttcttaataaaaactagTGACGATGGAGGAGCTGAGCGAAGAGGCGCTGCTGGAGTACATCTCGGCCGCTGGAGGCAGGGTGAAGAACTCGGATTTACTGAGggatttcaaacattttattaatcatagCGACAAAAATGTTCGCGGTGAGTGtaataatagcaatcctaaaggGCATGCTGTACAGTGAATAAATGCACTGTACAACAAGCACGGTGCTTTCCCTTTCAGTGTTTATTAAGCTTGaaaagttagttagttagttagttgtgATGATGACAATTAAAAAGTTTAGACTATGGGACAGCTTTCTCGACATCAGGTTACTAAACTCTAAAGCGTGGATACTATTGTCATTTAAGAAGGGTACAGCAGGTCAGGTAAACAGTGCATatgtatagaattaaaaaaaacaaaacaaaacaaaacaaaacaaaaaaactctttaAAGCTAGTTAGtgcgggcggggggggggggggggggggtggggactAAAGTTTTTGTAAACGTAAACAACAtctgttttgtgttaaaaaaaaaatacgcgCTCTGCTGGTGTGTCTCCGTGCAGTGTCTGCAATGTCTGCTGGTCACTGGTAGCTTTATTAGCTCCAGTTACCCTCGGATTAAATGCGCTGCAGCAATTGAAATATCAGGAAATACAATTCCATTGCTGCAGCGCATTTGATGCTTTCAATATGTTTAGCCTTGTATTTTAACAACAGGCTGCACTTACAAAGGGTTACAGTAGTTAAAggatagcaaagtgtaataaagcataggcgagcattgtgaagcccagagagcTACGGTAAAGCCTATTAACAAATGCGTTAGACCGTGGTAAACTATGGGAGATGGAAAAAGCCGAGGGAAACTATTTACTCTGCAAATGTAGTGTTTTCTAAGGGTGGCCACCGCTCGGACAGGTTGTGTCATGTTACCTGGGCAGCGATCAAGCGAGGGATACAGAGAATAGGGGCCATGTTAATATCAACCAGGACCCTGGCAGGCAAGTAAATACCTTTACTGCAGGATAAGCCTTTGTGAAAGGATGTTTCAAGTCTTACCAAAACTAGTGAGAGTCCCCAATTGAGTGGAACTTGAATGTAACCTTCTGAGCACCAAGAAGATAAGGATTTTCCCACCTATTGAATGCAACAGTGAAGTTTTCCAGCCCTGTGCACTGCAAAAGTGCACGGATGTGGGAGGCAGTTTTGCATACTTGCATAAAAATCTATAGATATGCAAACGTGTACCTGCAGCTGCAACAGAGAATTCCTTCTTGTTCGTGCCAGGATTCCTGCTGAAGAAAAGTGATCTGATCATGCTGGGGTGACGAGGTTGTTGGCTTTCATCCTTGAACAGGAAAGAGCTGTGATTATCTGTCTTTGCATCACAGACCCGCAGATGGGTTTGCAGCCTGGTCTGTTGCTGGGCGGGGTTGATCTTTCTCCTGCTAGGGGTTTTTGAACTGCTGTGATTTAGACAACCCATTTCATGTCTATACCCAACTTGCTGTACTTCATTTAAGTGCAACCCGTGTTGTTCTAAGCCACCTGCTGGGCACTTGACAAACTGCAGCTCTGCTGTTGAATACAGAATTCCTCTGCTTGGGACTCGGTGCCTATCAGGCTGCTGTTTTTAGGTTTCAAGTAAAACCTCGTTCTCATTTGCTGCAGAATGTGGAAGCTGTGACCTGGCCACAGGAAGCCCCAGTCACATCTAGCAGGGCTGTCCACTGCATTACCTCAGGAAGGATGTGCTTGTAAAGAATACTGCCGGGCTGGGAGGGGGCGCTTTCAGAAGGCAGGTTGGCTGTGGGTCCTGGTGTGAGTCCAAAGGGTAGCGATGTCCGACTTGTTTGGAAAGCAGTCACTGTGGGGACCAGCGTGACAGCCACTGTTCTGCAGTTTAAACATTGAGCACTGTCAGCAGAATTCCTTTCCTACAGAGACGATACTGTCGAATGCAGTGCTTAGGAGGGACTGGGGTACAACTCTTTTCAGGTGGAATCCTTCTGCggtttcttttgctttttgttttcttgtctcTGAGAACACATGGTCCCTGTGCTTGCGACCCTGCATGGGACTGGCGGCACAGTagctgagtttttgttttgttgtagtcAGGGATGTTAGAAACACTCAAACATTCTCACGCGCCAGTTTAACATCAGCGTCCTgcacaaactcacacacagcTGTTTGTGTTGCTGTCTTGAACGATCCCCTTGTTAAGAAACAATCTCCGGTAACTGAAATCCCTcctgatttaaaaatacatcaataaaaacaccaaacTGTTCTTTGCATACCGACAAGCTTAAGTCTCTGAACGCACAGTATTCTCTGGAGAGCAGTAAGTGGAGCATCTTGCTTGATCTTCTCTGGCCAGTTTCCTGAGCATTTCCTGTTTTTATACTTCTGTTTGGTCCTGCAGGGGACAGAttaggggggagagagagagagagagagagagagagagagagagagagagagagagagagagagagagagagcgagcgcgagacacacacactcacacacacacacacacacacacacacacacacacacacacgtcttcTAAATTACTTGCAGAATCAGGTCCAGGGGAAAAGCACTTTCTCTTTATTCAGTGTGTGCTGGTGACGAGTGCTGTGGGCTGTAGAGTCTTTGAGTCTGGAGTAACAAAATAGTCTGAATTGGAGCTACAGAGATTGTTAAAAATAACATAGCAATCCACtgctttattaatatataaatgtacCTGCATGGTTAAATACAGATCTTCATAGCATGCCCACGTTCTTCTGACCGCTTGTCCTCGAGAGTCTGCAGTGTCCCAGCGCTCTGCTTCTGCACGTGTTTTTATTAAAGGGGATGTTCTAAGCGTAGCAGAGGTCATTGAATTGCCACCGCGCTGAATGGCATGGTTCAAGTTGTGCAGTGTGTTTTTCCACTTTGCAAGGATGCAATGCTGCGGACGCAGATCTGAATTACAGTAAAGGCTCAGCGAGTCAGCCCCGGGATGAGCACCAGTACAGTTTGTTCAATTCCCAGAGAGGAAATGGAGAGTTTCACTTGTCTGTCAGAGTTCGCTTCTTGTGGATGCGAGGGCTGGTTTCCTTGCTGTTGTGCTGCCAGGCGCTTTGTTTGTGTTACCCCGAGCTGCGTGCCTCCCGATGAGGCTGCTGCTGGGAAATAGTGAAGGATTTTGCTAatcggatttcaccaagagaaaCTGCGCACTGGCTGGAGTTTGTGTGGACCAGGAAAAGCATGTTTATtggggatggaagtaagactccatttgcatagcagtttcacccattccaggttttattgcgAGCTTGATtcaccacagtgtataggtaaccagctcaggtgtgtcctTGTTTAACTCGAAgcaaaaccaagaatggatcaaaccgctatgcaatgggacaTATTTTCATCCCTGGTTTATGCCTGGGCCCTTTGAACTGTATGTTTATATATGCTTTTGAATTTCTCTCCACAGCCAAACACAGAGAGGACTTTAAACAGATCATCGATAAAATTGCTCTGGTGAAAACCGACAATGTAAGTATAATGTAAGGTGCTGGCATTGAATTAGTTTTGCAATTTTGTTTACTTGTGGTGGTTCAACAATAGGGGGCAGTGTAACAAGCTTTTGCaccctttatttttattaacaaccTGTCAGTTTCTTTCTGTTGTTGCAGCTTTATAACGTCAAAAAGAACAATACTCCTACATCttaagtttatttatattttggcaCGTAAACCTAACCCACGTTCTTCTGGATCAGTCATTTTTGTACAGCACACAGCATGTTTTTGACAGAGCATTAAGCACCCTGTTCACTGTGCTGGTCATGTGTCTTTGGTTTGTTTCAGGGGGAGAAGTTTCTTACTCTGAAGAAGAAATACAAGCAGCtgctgccagagagagagagggagcccGGGAGCGATGGGGAGCGGGCCAGCGTGCCGAGACAGGGAGGGATGGTGATGTGGGAGGGAGGGGAGGTTTCCACTGGGCTCAGCCCCCAGGTTCAGCCCAGCCTCGAACCCTCAACCCCTACAGAAGCCACACAGGACCTTAAAACGAACAGCCCTGACAGAAGGGACAAGGGGAGAAGTGCTGCGCAGAACAGAGCCGTGTGTTCCTGGTCTGGAGGTCCTGCAATTATAGTGACGGTGTGTTCGGATCCTCCCACACAGGTCTGTGGGATTTCAGAGCCCGTTTTCTTTCAAAGTTCCAGTGCATCCCGGCGGAGGATTGTAAGTTAAGGACGTTGCTACAGGGTGGTAGGGATCCTCTGTCAGACGGAGGTGGTGTTTAATTCCCCCCGGCCCCTTACTTAACTGTTGGAAGCACAGCAGATCATTGTGATGTGTTTGTATCACACTTTGTCACTCAAGCAGTT includes these proteins:
- the LOC121298265 gene encoding ankyrin repeat domain-containing protein SOWAHC isoform X3, whose product is MEELSEEALLEYISAAGGRVKNSDLLRDFKHFINHSDKNVRAKHREDFKQIIDKIALVKTDNGEKFLTLKKKYKQLLPEREREPGSDGERASVPRQGGMVMWEGGEVSTGLSPQVQPSLEPSTPTEATQDLKTNSPDRRDKGRSAAQNRAVCSWSGGPAIIVTVCSDPPTQVCGISEPVFFQSSSASRRRIDLNPSVVWEEPSPQEGPQEQEQPESPRQAARGCASAPQVEDPLAQSPKEDEQDAVSKSETEQDEDGTGSMGSSAIALDPLEKEWIHSAACGRLPVLNHLLQQDPTLVYKKDFTSGFRCTGQPSMVKKTWPPCWWMQGWMSIPEHMVTPHCTLQLCTTTGTSLIF